One part of the Fusobacterium sp. JB019 genome encodes these proteins:
- the grpE gene encoding nucleotide exchange factor GrpE, with protein sequence MAKNKKQEEVKEEILNEEETLKKEENKEENKEENKKENKTSVDTESSFEEEIGKLKAEVEDWKGSYMRKQADFQNFTKRKEKEMDELRKFASEKIIVKLLDGIDNLSRAVETSKQTSDFESLSKGVEMTLNQFKEVLKAEGVEAIETENQEFDPQKHMAVMVEENEEVENNHIIMELQKGYVLKGKVVRPSMVKVCKK encoded by the coding sequence ATGGCAAAAAATAAGAAGCAAGAAGAAGTAAAAGAAGAAATCCTTAATGAAGAAGAAACTTTAAAAAAAGAAGAAAATAAAGAAGAAAATAAAGAAGAAAATAAAAAAGAAAACAAGACATCAGTTGATACTGAAAGCTCTTTTGAAGAAGAAATAGGAAAATTAAAAGCAGAAGTAGAGGATTGGAAAGGATCTTATATGAGAAAGCAAGCAGATTTCCAAAACTTTACTAAAAGAAAAGAAAAAGAAATGGATGAACTTAGAAAATTTGCATCTGAAAAAATAATTGTTAAATTATTAGATGGAATAGATAATTTATCTAGAGCGGTAGAAACTTCAAAACAAACTTCAGATTTTGAAAGCCTTTCAAAAGGAGTAGAAATGACATTAAATCAGTTTAAAGAAGTTTTAAAAGCTGAAGGAGTAGAAGCTATAGAAACAGAGAATCAAGAATTTGATCCTCAAAAACATATGGCAGTTATGGTTGAAGAAAATGAAGAAGTAGAAAATAATCACATAATTATGGAACTTCAAAAAGGCTATGTTTTAAAAGGAAAGGTAGTAAGACCTTCAATGGTAAAAGTTTGTAAAAAATAA
- the hrcA gene encoding heat-inducible transcriptional repressor HrcA yields the protein MLNDREKLVLNAIIDFYLRFGETIGSRTLVKKYNIGLSSATIRNVMSDLEDNGFIVKKHSSSGRIPTDLGYKYYLDELLKIEKLSREEKVKINNEYERKVNAVDVILQQTSSLLSKLTNCASVVIEPVHRKENIKKIELVHINDFLVLAITVTEDMNVSTKKIQLEHPISKEKLDIMSERLNEQIKRRIIKSYEVEEVIIKNFEEYDNLKDEVYRDIEGKLYLNNSPIIFKDKNVNEVMDVLEMFSEEKDVKNFFENVLATRDETEGKVNVILGDELPIKGLEDFSFVYSTYKKGGSKGIIGVLGPKRMPYSKTMGIIEYISNEVEKVINNEKKLLDLHKKKELTNGKK from the coding sequence ATGCTTAATGATAGAGAAAAGCTAGTATTAAATGCTATTATAGATTTTTATTTAAGATTTGGAGAGACAATAGGATCAAGAACTTTGGTAAAAAAATATAATATTGGATTATCTTCTGCTACTATTAGAAATGTTATGTCTGATTTAGAGGATAATGGATTTATAGTTAAGAAGCATTCCTCATCAGGAAGAATACCTACAGATTTAGGATATAAATATTATTTAGATGAACTTTTGAAAATAGAAAAGTTATCTAGAGAAGAAAAAGTAAAGATAAATAATGAGTATGAAAGAAAAGTAAATGCGGTGGATGTTATATTACAACAGACTTCATCTCTACTTTCTAAATTAACTAATTGTGCATCTGTGGTAATCGAACCAGTTCATAGAAAAGAAAATATAAAAAAAATCGAACTTGTGCATATAAATGATTTTCTAGTACTAGCAATAACAGTTACTGAAGATATGAATGTAAGTACTAAAAAAATTCAATTAGAACATCCTATATCAAAGGAAAAATTGGATATTATGTCTGAAAGACTTAATGAGCAAATAAAAAGAAGAATTATTAAAAGTTATGAAGTAGAAGAAGTTATTATAAAAAACTTTGAAGAATATGATAACTTAAAAGATGAGGTGTATAGAGATATAGAAGGAAAATTGTACTTAAACAATTCTCCTATTATATTTAAAGATAAAAATGTAAATGAAGTTATGGATGTTTTAGAAATGTTTAGTGAAGAAAAGGATGTTAAAAACTTTTTTGAAAATGTTCTAGCTACGAGGGATGAAACAGAAGGAAAAGTAAATGTAATTCTTGGGGATGAACTTCCTATAAAAGGATTAGAAGATTTTAGTTTTGTATATTCAACCTATAAAAAAGGTGGTTCCAAAGGGATTATAGGTGTCCTTGGTCCAAAAAGAATGCCTTATTCAAAAACTATGGGGATAATAGAATATATAAGCAATGAAGTTGAAAAAGTAATTAATAATGAAAAAAAATTATTAGATTTACATAAAAAAAAGGAGCTGACTAATGGCAAAAAATAA
- a CDS encoding ABC transporter ATP-binding protein, whose translation MIEFRSISKRFKNVTVLKNLDLKINKGELVSIIGESGCGKTTLLKMVNRLIEPSSGTIFIKDNNIKKQNVIQLRRNIGYVIQQTGLFPHMTVKENIELIPKIENVNPETLEKNTLNLMSMIGLEPTKFLNRYPTELSGGQQQRIGVARAFATDPEIILMDEPFSALDPLTRSDLQDELIELQSKLKKTIVFVTHDMDEAIKISDRICIMKSGKILQYDTPENILKNPADSYVENFVGKNRIWTSPEFIKVKDIMIEQPVIASIDSKIIGCLEVMRSRKIDRILIIDLPTRKLKGIVTANKLRKEENKTKRISEIPGLMETNFITLSPEENIINTLKIVDENRISTIPVVNENFILKGLLTKSSLVTTLSQQYLDMEVE comes from the coding sequence ATGATTGAATTTAGAAGTATATCCAAACGTTTTAAGAACGTCACTGTTCTTAAAAATCTTGATTTAAAAATAAATAAAGGAGAATTAGTATCTATAATTGGTGAAAGTGGTTGTGGTAAAACCACCCTCCTAAAAATGGTAAACCGGCTTATTGAACCTTCAAGCGGTACCATATTCATTAAAGATAATAACATTAAAAAACAAAATGTTATTCAACTTCGTAGAAATATTGGATATGTTATCCAGCAAACCGGGCTCTTCCCTCATATGACTGTTAAAGAAAATATCGAACTCATTCCTAAAATCGAAAATGTAAATCCTGAAACACTAGAAAAAAACACACTTAACTTAATGTCCATGATTGGACTTGAACCTACAAAATTTTTAAACAGATACCCTACTGAATTAAGTGGTGGGCAGCAACAAAGAATAGGTGTTGCTAGAGCTTTTGCCACAGATCCTGAAATAATATTAATGGATGAACCTTTTTCAGCCTTAGACCCTCTTACTAGATCAGACCTACAAGACGAATTAATCGAATTACAATCTAAATTAAAAAAGACTATTGTTTTCGTAACCCATGATATGGATGAAGCTATAAAAATATCTGATAGAATTTGTATTATGAAAAGCGGAAAAATTTTACAATATGACACACCAGAGAATATTCTTAAAAATCCAGCAGATTCATATGTTGAAAATTTTGTTGGAAAAAATAGAATCTGGACTTCTCCTGAATTTATTAAAGTTAAAGATATTATGATAGAACAACCTGTTATCGCCTCTATTGATTCTAAAATTATTGGTTGTTTAGAAGTTATGAGATCTCGTAAAATTGATAGAATCCTTATTATTGATTTACCTACTAGAAAATTAAAAGGAATAGTTACAGCTAATAAACTTAGAAAAGAAGAAAATAAAACAAAACGTATTTCTGAAATTCCAGGACTTATGGAAACTAATTTTATTACTTTATCACCTGAAGAAAATATAATCAACACTCTAAAAATCGTAGATGAAAACCGTATTTCTACTATTCCAGTTGTTAATGAAAACTTTATATTAAAAGGATTGCTAACAAAAAGTAGCCTAGTTACTACATTAAGTCAACAATACTTAGACATGGAGGTAGAATAA
- a CDS encoding glycine betaine ABC transporter substrate-binding protein — protein sequence MNLITYMIENHSQILSLLIEHLELTLLSVGLAILIGVPLGILVSYVKKLSKPILGASNVMQAIPSMALLGFMIPFLGIGSLPAIVAVILYSLLPIIKNTYIGIDNINPQTIEAAKGIGLTKFQILTRIQIPLALPVIMGGVRISSVTAVGLMTIAAFIGAGGLGFLVFSGIRTVNNLQILSGAIPACLLALTMDYLAGLVEKLVTPISLQKSNTYKKPKNRLIAKGILFFSLLLIIFSFGYTNLSKNKTNDKTIIIGSKDYTEQVLLGNLVGDMIEENTDISVIKRTSLGGTQVCFSALNAKEIDMYVEYSGTAFVEVLNHKPISDVEKVYNTCKKEYKEKYNIEILPQINFNNTYVMAVTQETAKKYNLKTVTDLSKVAHKLIFGTSFEFLSREDGLPGLMKKYDFKVKETRALEDSPKYIAIANNKIDVTDAFSTDALIKKYNLVTLEDDKHFFPPYYPMPIVRADVYEKYPEIKDALKNLSQALTDKVMTDLNYQVNELHKSPEEVSKNFLIENNYFKD from the coding sequence ATGAATTTAATAACATACATGATAGAAAATCACTCGCAAATCTTATCTTTATTAATAGAACATTTAGAACTCACTTTACTTTCCGTTGGACTTGCTATATTAATAGGAGTTCCTCTTGGAATTCTTGTATCCTATGTTAAAAAACTAAGTAAACCTATACTTGGAGCGTCTAATGTAATGCAAGCAATTCCGAGTATGGCTCTACTTGGTTTTATGATTCCTTTTCTTGGAATTGGTAGTTTACCTGCAATTGTAGCTGTTATTCTATACTCTTTACTTCCAATTATAAAAAACACTTATATTGGGATAGATAATATTAACCCGCAAACAATTGAAGCAGCTAAAGGAATTGGACTTACCAAATTTCAAATTTTAACAAGAATTCAAATTCCATTAGCTCTTCCTGTTATTATGGGTGGAGTTAGAATTTCTTCTGTTACTGCTGTTGGGCTTATGACTATTGCTGCATTTATTGGTGCTGGTGGACTTGGATTTTTAGTTTTTTCTGGAATTAGAACTGTTAATAATCTTCAAATCTTATCTGGGGCTATTCCTGCTTGTTTACTTGCTTTAACTATGGACTATCTTGCTGGACTAGTTGAAAAATTAGTTACTCCTATTAGCTTACAAAAATCAAATACTTATAAAAAACCTAAAAATAGGTTAATTGCAAAGGGTATTTTATTTTTCTCACTTTTATTAATTATTTTTTCTTTCGGTTATACAAATTTATCTAAAAATAAAACTAACGATAAAACTATCATTATTGGTTCAAAAGATTATACTGAACAAGTTCTTTTAGGTAACTTAGTTGGAGATATGATAGAAGAAAATACCGATATTTCAGTTATAAAAAGAACTAGCCTTGGAGGAACTCAAGTTTGTTTCTCTGCTTTAAATGCAAAAGAAATAGACATGTATGTTGAATACAGTGGAACTGCCTTTGTTGAAGTTTTAAATCATAAACCTATCAGTGATGTTGAAAAAGTATATAATACTTGTAAAAAAGAATATAAAGAAAAATACAATATAGAAATTTTGCCTCAAATAAATTTCAATAATACTTACGTTATGGCTGTAACTCAAGAAACTGCTAAAAAATATAATTTAAAAACAGTTACTGACCTTTCTAAAGTTGCTCATAAATTAATTTTTGGAACTTCTTTTGAATTTTTAAGTAGAGAAGATGGTTTACCTGGGCTTATGAAAAAATATGATTTTAAAGTTAAAGAAACAAGAGCTCTTGAAGATTCTCCTAAATATATTGCTATTGCAAATAATAAAATTGATGTAACTGATGCTTTTTCTACTGATGCTTTAATTAAAAAATATAATTTAGTTACTTTAGAGGATGATAAACATTTCTTCCCACCTTATTATCCTATGCCAATAGTAAGAGCTGATGTTTATGAAAAATATCCTGAAATTAAAGACGCTCTTAAAAATTTATCTCAAGCTTTAACGGATAAAGTCATGACAGATTTAAATTATCAAGTTAATGAATTACATAAAAGTCCTGAAGAAGTCTCTAAAAACTTCTTAATTGAAAATAATTATTTCAAAGATTAA
- a CDS encoding TetR/AcrR family transcriptional regulator gives MARTLKFSKDKILNVAYNILITEGMKSVTARNIAKELNSSTISIYSNFGSMTVLKNQLSEVARSKLFDKVATNYTDLSLLNIGIGICLFAKEEKALFRAIFMRENLSKNFLDELVEDLKKLVFKGFKEGTSYNFLEDETIEWMLKKGWWYVHGFACLICSGFYNPSYEMIEHELKENGNVILKEALCFNKSIKKTK, from the coding sequence ATGGCTCGAACTTTAAAATTTTCAAAAGATAAAATTTTAAATGTTGCCTACAACATTTTAATAACTGAAGGAATGAAAAGTGTTACTGCTAGAAATATTGCAAAAGAACTAAATTCTTCCACTATATCAATTTATTCTAATTTTGGATCTATGACAGTATTAAAAAATCAACTATCAGAAGTTGCAAGAAGTAAACTTTTTGATAAAGTTGCTACAAATTATACCGACTTAAGTCTTTTAAATATTGGCATTGGAATTTGTTTATTTGCAAAGGAAGAAAAAGCGCTTTTCAGAGCAATTTTCATGAGAGAAAATCTATCTAAAAATTTTTTAGATGAATTAGTTGAAGATCTTAAAAAGCTTGTATTTAAAGGTTTTAAAGAAGGTACTAGTTATAATTTTCTTGAAGATGAAACAATTGAATGGATGTTAAAAAAAGGTTGGTGGTATGTTCACGGTTTCGCTTGTCTTATTTGCTCTGGATTTTATAATCCTAGCTATGAAATGATTGAACATGAACTTAAAGAAAATGGAAATGTTATCTTAAAAGAAGCACTTTGCTTTAATAAATCAATAAAAAAAACTAAATAA
- a CDS encoding outer membrane protein transport protein yields the protein MKKSLLLLSVLASVSAYAGSIDYLAEQDSEYFAHPSMIGKIGTSAAFYNPAGTAFMEDGNYFKINSQTVFKKYKMETSYPTIKNCGVHESDHPSALVPAIQFVAKNGDRSYFIHAGVAAGGGALKYDGGLTAFEVIGEAIEFAAKKGAFGNFPNSTVTYLDSPQTIGSSYYVNTNFGMAQKINPKFSIGGAIRLIYATRDLDCTANYDLSLDGSSENNQNVQVQLDAERKAYGVGGVIGFDYKPTDKLNIGFKYESEIELYFKSKKGRDGLTVKSDIYPDPITSGIKESLLNEKVISEWTDKERRNLPAVMALGLAYDLNEKVTLLASGNYYFIKEANRDGAYDNYDNGYEVSAGIDYKLNEKVTLMAGYQYTDTGANEDTYKDTDFALDANLYGVGIKYSPREDRAYTLTYSYVDYKTAQANTDYLNKGTGTIFSKTVQAIGVSAEFKF from the coding sequence ATGAAAAAATCATTACTACTTTTATCAGTATTAGCATCTGTAAGTGCTTATGCTGGAAGTATCGACTATCTTGCCGAACAAGATTCTGAATACTTTGCACATCCTTCTATGATAGGAAAGATAGGAACTTCAGCTGCTTTTTATAATCCAGCTGGTACTGCTTTCATGGAAGATGGAAATTATTTTAAAATTAATTCACAAACAGTGTTTAAAAAATATAAAATGGAAACTAGTTATCCAACTATTAAAAATTGTGGAGTTCACGAAAGTGATCATCCATCTGCTTTAGTTCCTGCAATTCAATTCGTTGCTAAAAATGGGGATAGATCTTATTTCATACATGCAGGAGTTGCAGCTGGTGGAGGAGCTCTAAAATACGATGGCGGACTTACTGCCTTTGAGGTTATTGGAGAAGCTATTGAATTTGCTGCTAAAAAAGGAGCATTTGGTAATTTCCCAAATTCTACTGTCACATACCTAGATAGCCCTCAAACTATAGGATCTTCTTACTATGTTAATACTAATTTTGGTATGGCTCAAAAAATAAATCCTAAATTTAGTATAGGTGGAGCTATAAGATTAATATATGCTACTAGAGATTTAGATTGTACTGCTAATTATGATTTATCATTAGATGGTTCTTCTGAAAATAATCAAAATGTTCAAGTTCAACTTGATGCAGAAAGAAAGGCTTATGGAGTTGGAGGAGTTATTGGATTTGACTATAAACCAACTGATAAATTGAATATTGGATTTAAGTATGAGTCTGAAATTGAATTATATTTCAAATCAAAAAAAGGAAGAGATGGATTAACTGTAAAATCAGATATATATCCTGATCCTATCACCTCAGGAATCAAAGAAAGTTTATTAAACGAAAAAGTAATTAGTGAATGGACTGATAAGGAAAGAAGAAATTTACCAGCTGTTATGGCACTTGGACTAGCCTATGATTTAAATGAAAAAGTTACTTTACTTGCAAGCGGTAATTATTATTTTATAAAAGAAGCTAATAGAGATGGAGCTTATGATAATTATGATAATGGTTATGAAGTTTCTGCTGGAATCGATTATAAATTAAATGAGAAAGTTACTTTAATGGCTGGATACCAATATACAGATACTGGAGCTAATGAAGATACTTATAAGGATACTGACTTTGCTCTTGATGCTAATTTATATGGAGTTGGAATCAAATATTCTCCTAGAGAAGACAGAGCCTATACTCTAACATATTCATATGTTGATTATAAAACTGCTCAAGCAAATACAGATTATTTAAACAAAGGAACTGGAACAATTTTTAGTAAAACTGTACAAGCTATTGGGGTATCTGCTGAATTTAAATTCTAA
- the thiS gene encoding sulfur carrier protein ThiS yields MNIILNGANEVLDKEISVQNFIENLSEEKKINLSGAVILINTDLVKKDNWHKTIIKENDDIEVLAFVSGG; encoded by the coding sequence ATGAATATTATACTTAATGGGGCTAATGAAGTACTTGATAAAGAAATTTCTGTACAAAATTTTATAGAAAATCTTTCAGAAGAAAAAAAAATAAATTTATCTGGTGCTGTAATCTTAATTAATACTGATCTTGTAAAAAAAGATAATTGGCATAAAACTATAATAAAAGAAAATGATGACATCGAAGTTCTTGCCTTTGTTTCTGGTGGGTAA
- a CDS encoding thiazole synthase, which translates to MDKLILKGHEFENRLLTGTGKFADKNLIAPMLKASKSNIITMALRRVNFSNPKENILNYIPKEVTLLPNTSGARNAEEAIKIARIAREAGCGDFIKIEIINDMKYLMPDNEETVKATKVLAEEGFIVLPYIVPDLITAKKLEEAGAAAIMPLGSPIGSNKGLLTKPLIEMINDNKKLPVIVDAGIGAPSQAAEAMEMGIDAVLVNTAISTAEDPVKMGEAFAMAVKAGRMAYLAKLAKTSKFANASSPLTDFLFRGDK; encoded by the coding sequence ATGGATAAATTAATTTTAAAAGGACATGAATTTGAAAATAGGCTTCTAACTGGAACAGGAAAATTTGCTGATAAAAATCTTATTGCTCCAATGTTAAAAGCAAGTAAATCTAATATTATTACTATGGCTTTAAGAAGAGTTAACTTTTCTAATCCCAAGGAAAATATATTAAACTATATTCCAAAAGAAGTTACTTTACTTCCAAATACTTCTGGAGCTAGAAATGCTGAAGAGGCTATAAAAATAGCTAGAATAGCTAGAGAAGCTGGATGTGGAGATTTTATTAAAATTGAAATTATAAACGATATGAAATATCTAATGCCTGACAATGAAGAAACTGTTAAAGCTACAAAAGTATTAGCTGAAGAAGGATTTATTGTTCTTCCTTACATTGTTCCAGATTTAATTACTGCTAAAAAATTAGAAGAAGCTGGGGCTGCAGCTATTATGCCTCTTGGTTCTCCAATTGGTTCTAACAAAGGACTTTTAACTAAACCTTTAATAGAAATGATTAATGACAATAAAAAACTTCCTGTTATTGTGGATGCTGGAATTGGTGCTCCTTCTCAAGCTGCTGAAGCAATGGAAATGGGTATCGATGCTGTTTTAGTAAACACTGCTATCTCAACTGCTGAAGATCCTGTTAAAATGGGAGAAGCCTTTGCTATGGCTGTTAAAGCTGGTAGAATGGCTTATCTTGCAAAACTTGCTAAAACTTCTAAATTTGCAAATGCCTCTTCTCCTTTAACAGATTTTTTATTCAGAGGTGATAAATAA
- the thiH gene encoding 2-iminoacetate synthase ThiH, producing the protein MGFYSVLEKWNNFDFENYFSHVTDKDVIESIEKDNLDEFDFLNLLAPIAKNHLEKMAIKANLVKQQYFGNVISLYIPIYVSNFCTNNCAYCGFSKKNHIIRKHQTIEQIEEEAKEIAKTGIDHILLLTGEAKEIDTMDYLKEAVKVLKKYFDSVSIEVMPLEEEEYRELKEIGLDGLTVYQETYNEEIYDQVHISGKKKDYHFRLNTPERGAKAGLRTVGMGPLFGLSEIKKEAFLAGLHLKYLTDKYLNTAFSISLPRINPAEGGFQPSFPLDDVTFVQFLTAFRLFQVKADINISTREVAEFRDHLMHIGVTKLSAGSKTDVGGYTKKDESTCQFEISDTRSAEETIQAIENYGYQPIYKDWQQIL; encoded by the coding sequence ATGGGATTCTATTCTGTTTTAGAAAAATGGAACAATTTTGATTTTGAAAATTATTTTTCTCATGTAACTGATAAAGATGTTATTGAAAGTATTGAAAAAGATAATTTAGATGAATTTGATTTTCTTAATCTTTTAGCACCTATTGCTAAAAATCATCTTGAAAAAATGGCTATTAAAGCTAATCTAGTAAAACAACAATATTTTGGAAACGTTATCTCTTTATATATACCTATTTATGTTTCTAACTTCTGTACTAATAACTGTGCTTACTGTGGATTTTCTAAAAAAAATCATATAATAAGAAAACATCAAACAATAGAGCAAATAGAAGAAGAAGCTAAAGAAATTGCAAAAACTGGAATTGATCATATTCTTTTATTAACTGGGGAAGCTAAAGAAATTGATACAATGGATTATTTGAAAGAAGCTGTCAAGGTTTTAAAAAAATATTTTGATTCTGTTTCAATAGAAGTAATGCCTCTTGAAGAAGAAGAATATAGAGAATTAAAAGAAATTGGTCTTGATGGATTAACAGTTTATCAAGAAACTTATAATGAAGAAATCTATGATCAAGTACATATAAGCGGTAAGAAAAAAGATTATCACTTTCGTTTAAACACTCCAGAAAGAGGAGCTAAAGCTGGACTTAGAACTGTTGGAATGGGACCTTTATTTGGTCTTAGTGAAATTAAAAAAGAAGCCTTCTTAGCTGGTTTACATTTAAAATATCTAACTGATAAATATTTAAATACTGCTTTTTCTATTTCTTTACCTAGAATAAATCCTGCTGAAGGAGGATTCCAACCTAGTTTCCCTCTTGATGATGTTACTTTTGTCCAATTTTTAACAGCATTTAGATTATTTCAAGTAAAAGCAGATATTAATATTTCTACTAGAGAAGTTGCTGAATTTAGAGATCATCTTATGCATATTGGAGTAACAAAACTTTCTGCAGGTTCAAAAACTGATGTTGGAGGTTATACTAAAAAAGATGAGTCCACATGTCAGTTTGAAATAAGTGATACTCGTTCTGCCGAAGAAACTATTCAAGCTATTGAAAATTATGGTTATCAGCCTATATACAAAGATTGGCAGCAAATATTATGA
- the thiF gene encoding sulfur carrier protein ThiS adenylyltransferase ThiF, whose product MIIGIAGCGGIGSNVAYHLIRTGITYLKFGDFDKIEISNLNRQFFFENQVGLFKSETLAKNLNLINSKAKFDYEIIRFNKNNIANFFKDCDIIVEAFDKKENKVMLIEELLPLNKIIISASGIGNFKTDTIKRKKMGKNLFIVGDFETDVDNNKTYSHKVNTVASIMAELVLEKGGYCEK is encoded by the coding sequence ATGATTATCGGAATCGCAGGTTGTGGTGGCATTGGATCTAACGTAGCCTACCATTTAATAAGAACTGGAATAACTTATCTTAAATTTGGAGATTTTGATAAAATTGAAATTTCAAATCTAAATCGTCAATTTTTCTTTGAAAATCAAGTTGGGCTTTTTAAAAGTGAAACCTTAGCTAAAAATTTAAATCTAATAAATTCAAAGGCTAAATTTGATTATGAAATTATTAGATTTAATAAAAATAATATTGCTAATTTTTTTAAAGATTGTGATATTATAGTTGAAGCTTTTGATAAAAAAGAAAATAAAGTAATGTTAATAGAAGAACTTCTACCACTAAATAAAATTATTATTTCTGCATCTGGAATAGGTAATTTTAAAACTGACACTATTAAAAGAAAAAAAATGGGTAAAAATCTATTTATAGTTGGAGATTTTGAAACTGATGTAGATAACAATAAAACTTATTCTCATAAGGTTAACACTGTTGCCTCTATTATGGCTGAATTAGTTTTAGAAAAAGGAGGATATTGTGAGAAATAG
- the thiE gene encoding thiamine phosphate synthase yields MRNRISIPEGIYGITGDNFSNGKSNLECVKEMIKGGIKIIQYRDKNKSINEKLKEALEIKKLCKENNVLFIVNDHIDVALLVDADGVHVGQDDLDPKYVRELIGDNKIIGLSTHSPEQGIKANLNPYIDYIGVGPIFPTTTKDTAPVGLEYLDFVINNLDIPFTAIGGIKSNNLNIIKKHGAKRVCLVSEIVGANHISDKVKELYQLLK; encoded by the coding sequence GTGAGAAATAGAATTTCTATTCCTGAAGGTATTTATGGAATTACTGGAGATAACTTTTCCAATGGTAAATCTAATTTAGAATGCGTTAAGGAAATGATTAAAGGTGGTATTAAAATTATTCAATACCGTGATAAAAATAAATCTATAAATGAAAAATTAAAAGAAGCTTTAGAAATAAAAAAACTTTGTAAAGAAAACAATGTTTTATTTATTGTAAATGATCATATTGATGTGGCTCTTTTAGTAGATGCAGATGGAGTTCATGTGGGACAAGATGATTTGGATCCTAAATATGTTAGGGAACTCATTGGAGATAATAAAATAATAGGACTTTCCACTCATTCTCCTGAACAAGGAATAAAAGCCAACTTAAATCCTTATATAGACTATATTGGGGTTGGACCTATCTTCCCTACTACTACTAAGGATACTGCTCCTGTTGGACTTGAATATTTAGACTTTGTAATTAATAATTTAGATATCCCTTTTACTGCTATAGGAGGAATTAAATCTAATAATCTCAATATCATAAAAAAACATGGAGCTAAGAGAGTTTGTCTTGTAAGTGAAATCGTTGGAGCTAATCATATCTCTGATAAAGTTAAAGAACTTTATCAATTATTAAAATAA
- a CDS encoding NAD+ synthase: protein MDEIEGKLVKFVKDEVEKRGFKKVILGLSGGIDSALVAFIATKALGKENVCTLMMPYKTSSQGSLDHAKLVVEKLGIKNRKIEITPMVDAYFANEGEATSLRRGNMMARTRMAVLFDNSSKENALVIGTSNKTEILLGYGTQFGDTACAINPIGELFKAQVFELSRRLGVPKELIEKKPSADLWEGQTDEEELGFTYDMADEILFQFARENKTQEELEDMGYNKDIVNTIFKRIKRNEYKRNMPTIAKY, encoded by the coding sequence ATGGACGAAATTGAAGGTAAATTAGTTAAATTTGTAAAAGATGAAGTAGAAAAGAGAGGTTTTAAAAAAGTTATATTAGGTCTTTCTGGAGGTATAGATTCAGCATTAGTTGCATTTATAGCTACTAAAGCTTTAGGAAAAGAAAATGTATGTACATTAATGATGCCTTATAAGACTTCAAGTCAAGGAAGTTTAGATCATGCAAAATTAGTTGTTGAAAAATTAGGAATAAAAAATAGAAAGATAGAAATAACTCCAATGGTAGATGCTTATTTTGCAAATGAAGGAGAAGCAACTAGTTTAAGAAGAGGAAATATGATGGCAAGAACTAGAATGGCGGTATTGTTTGATAACTCTTCTAAAGAAAATGCTTTAGTAATAGGAACATCTAATAAAACAGAAATATTATTAGGGTATGGAACTCAATTTGGGGATACTGCATGTGCAATTAATCCTATAGGTGAATTATTTAAAGCTCAAGTATTTGAATTATCAAGAAGATTAGGAGTTCCAAAAGAACTTATAGAGAAAAAACCTAGTGCAGATTTATGGGAAGGTCAGACAGATGAAGAAGAGTTAGGATTTACTTATGATATGGCTGATGAAATATTATTTCAATTTGCTAGAGAGAACAAAACTCAAGAAGAATTAGAAGATATGGGATATAATAAAGATATCGTAAATACTATATTTAAAAGAATAAAAAGAAATGAATATAAAAGAAATATGCCGACTATAGCTAAATATTAA